In Mycobacterium gallinarum, a single window of DNA contains:
- a CDS encoding TetR/AcrR family transcriptional regulator, whose product MVERWTRERRVEHTRSLLLDAAEEVFAEKGFTPASLDDIARAAGYTKGAIYKHFATKEDLFLAVSDRYWRRYFDNFAEVMASAKQVGAREFDEIAKRWRKLSRDRGAEHAALGHEFTLYLLRNPEARERVAAKRSEVVEALAKFIVDGMDRLGGTLLIPPLTFAQVLVATSDAVVLGSELDGVDLYRPVIEMYTSAIKLP is encoded by the coding sequence ATGGTCGAGCGCTGGACGCGGGAACGACGCGTCGAACACACTCGCTCCCTGCTGCTCGATGCCGCCGAGGAGGTGTTCGCCGAAAAAGGCTTCACCCCAGCCAGTCTCGATGACATCGCGCGCGCAGCCGGCTACACCAAGGGCGCCATTTACAAGCACTTCGCGACCAAGGAGGACCTTTTCCTGGCCGTCAGCGATCGCTACTGGCGCCGATATTTCGACAACTTCGCCGAGGTGATGGCCTCTGCGAAGCAGGTCGGGGCGCGCGAATTCGACGAAATCGCCAAGCGATGGCGCAAGCTCAGCCGGGACCGCGGCGCCGAGCATGCCGCCCTTGGCCACGAGTTCACGCTGTACCTGCTGCGCAACCCCGAAGCGCGGGAGCGGGTGGCTGCCAAGAGGTCGGAGGTCGTCGAGGCGCTGGCGAAATTCATCGTCGACGGCATGGACCGGCTGGGCGGCACCCTGCTGATTCCGCCGCTGACGTTCGCGCAGGTGCTCGTCGCGACCAGCGATGCAGTCGTGCTCGGCAGCGAACTCGACGGCGTCGACCTCTACCGGCCGGTCATCGAGATGTACACGTCGGCGATCAAGTTGCCGTGA
- a CDS encoding spirocyclase AveC family protein, with protein MSGPSKKPTVTESISRTAVLGTETPRPSSSIKIWATVGAVFLALTVYLFVRWVSGPYFEPVASGPSEPPMYMKIPLIANAVVLWIGLPFALWFFIIRPWWRERRITLDGMLLVSMALMMFQDPMLNYYSTWCTYNAWLFNQGSWAPYIPGWVAHEEPGHTVPEPLLTNIPGYMYGVLLLTIVGCALMRKIKSRWPGISNLRLVLVTYAIAIVFDFIMEGLILLPIGFYSYPGAIQSLSLNAGTYYQYPIYEGFMWGGVQAALCCLRFFTDDRGRTVVERGLDQIRGGFVKQQFVRFLAIFGGVSACFFLFYNVPATWLGTQADPWPEDVQKRSYFNPGICGDGTDRPCPNPDLPLTTHRSGFVNHDGELVLPEGVEIPPVVPIQGANGNGSQ; from the coding sequence GTGAGCGGACCGTCGAAAAAGCCCACCGTCACCGAGTCGATCAGTCGCACCGCGGTGCTCGGCACGGAGACCCCGCGGCCGTCGAGTTCCATCAAGATATGGGCGACTGTCGGGGCCGTTTTCCTGGCGCTGACGGTGTATCTCTTCGTCCGGTGGGTCAGCGGGCCCTATTTCGAGCCGGTGGCGAGCGGCCCGAGCGAACCACCGATGTACATGAAGATTCCGTTGATCGCCAACGCGGTCGTGCTATGGATCGGCCTGCCATTCGCGCTGTGGTTCTTCATCATTCGACCGTGGTGGCGGGAACGACGCATCACGCTCGACGGCATGCTGCTGGTGTCGATGGCACTGATGATGTTCCAGGACCCGATGCTCAACTACTACAGCACCTGGTGCACGTACAACGCATGGCTGTTCAATCAGGGTTCCTGGGCACCGTACATTCCCGGCTGGGTGGCACACGAGGAACCGGGACATACGGTGCCCGAGCCGCTGCTGACCAACATCCCCGGCTACATGTACGGGGTGCTGCTGCTCACCATCGTCGGATGCGCGCTCATGCGCAAGATCAAGAGCCGTTGGCCGGGTATCAGCAACCTGCGGCTCGTGTTGGTCACCTACGCGATTGCCATCGTCTTCGACTTCATCATGGAGGGGCTGATCCTCCTGCCGATCGGCTTCTACTCCTACCCGGGCGCCATCCAGTCACTGTCCCTCAACGCCGGCACCTATTACCAATATCCGATCTACGAAGGCTTTATGTGGGGTGGCGTCCAGGCGGCGCTCTGTTGCCTGCGCTTCTTCACCGATGACCGCGGCCGCACCGTCGTCGAACGTGGACTCGACCAAATCCGCGGCGGGTTCGTCAAACAGCAGTTCGTTCGCTTCCTGGCGATCTTCGGCGGCGTGAGCGCATGCTTCTTCCTCTTCTACAACGTGCCTGCCACCTGGCTTGGCACGCAAGCTGATCCGTGGCCCGAAGACGTGCAGAAGCGTTCGTATTTCAACCCTGGCATCTGCGGCGATGGAACCGACCGACCGTGTCCGAATCCTGACCTACCACTGACGACCCACCGCTCAGGATTCGTCAACCACGACGGCGAACTCGTGTTACCGGAAGGGGTGGAGATCCCGCCTGTCGTGCCGATTCAAGGCGCGAACGGCAATGGCTCTCAGTAA
- a CDS encoding CbbQ/NirQ/NorQ/GpvN family protein, translated as MAETSSTAPYYRAVGNELEVFRAAARRGSPVLLKGPTGCGKTRFIEAMAHELGRELITVAGHEDMTSADLIGRFLLKGGETVWVDGPLTRAVRAGAIFYLDEVVEARQDTTVVIHPLTDHRRVLSIDRLGTTLKAAPGFQLVVSYNPGYQSVLKNLKESTRQRFVAIELGYPSPEIETEVVAHEAGIDTETARALVELAYAIRNLDGSPLREVSSTRMLILAGGLAAEGLELRSAVHAAVVQVLSDDDDVIRALDELVDAVLPRQ; from the coding sequence ATGGCCGAGACGAGCTCGACTGCGCCGTACTACCGTGCTGTCGGGAACGAGCTCGAGGTGTTTCGGGCGGCAGCCCGCCGCGGTTCGCCGGTTCTGCTGAAGGGGCCCACCGGTTGCGGGAAGACGCGCTTCATCGAGGCGATGGCTCACGAACTCGGCCGTGAGCTCATCACCGTCGCGGGTCACGAGGACATGACGTCGGCCGATCTGATCGGCCGCTTTCTGTTGAAGGGCGGCGAGACGGTCTGGGTGGACGGACCTTTGACCCGCGCGGTGCGAGCCGGTGCCATCTTCTATCTCGACGAGGTGGTCGAGGCGCGCCAGGACACCACTGTCGTGATCCACCCGCTCACCGATCACCGTCGTGTGTTGTCGATCGACCGGCTCGGCACGACGCTGAAGGCGGCGCCCGGATTTCAGCTGGTGGTCTCCTACAACCCCGGGTACCAGAGCGTGCTGAAGAACCTCAAGGAATCCACCCGTCAGCGCTTTGTCGCCATCGAGCTCGGCTACCCGTCCCCTGAGATCGAAACCGAGGTGGTCGCCCACGAAGCTGGGATCGACACCGAAACCGCCCGGGCGCTGGTCGAACTCGCTTATGCCATTAGAAATCTGGACGGCTCACCGCTGCGCGAGGTGTCTTCCACACGCATGTTGATTCTCGCCGGAGGCCTGGCGGCCGAGGGACTGGAATTGCGCAGCGCTGTCCACGCGGCCGTCGTCCAGGTGCTCTCCGACGACGACGACGTCATCCGCGCCCTCGATGAACTCGTTGACGCCGTTCTGCCTAGACAGTGA
- a CDS encoding nitric oxide reductase activation protein NorD, which produces MSPSHPERFRLLASFIAGRALDIAEAPAGQSAHTNGQVVSVSAGVSVERQRREVLVQSALLGAGSLDARLLKGLRGRPSVARRYLALEGRRVLRDLADRLPAIDVSPDEEPTTATADESLNMARTRKSVSGAPPWFGTLKPSLLLASADETGSAATDKDLRLELTLGDPAEGDDEDDDPAQRSKILKMFETPVTTTDAVANFLRKILGGSRSEASDTAGGGMQIRSTRRARSAGLNARPLPTPIRFTDDGRPGASLGIGGALYPEWDVFDGRYRPEWCRVIEFPLTSAADVSAAGVTHDDVLRRRLSRIGLAPKILRARPDGEELDIEALMDLFVDLRSGFSPPENVYVERRRLTRDLGVLILLDASGSATDTDAEGLAVHDHQRRAAATLALTLDELGDRVAVYAFRSHGRRAVHLPAIKSFDQRFGAAGRARLNQLQPSGYTRLGAGIRGAGEVLKSRSGTPNQLLLVLSDGFPYDEGYEGRYAEADASKALEELRADGVACLCLSIGASTDTGVLERVFGSTSFASAPALADLSPRMDELFLGALRALATPSSLTGRAAPARAAR; this is translated from the coding sequence GTGAGCCCCTCCCACCCGGAACGGTTCCGGCTTCTGGCCTCCTTCATCGCGGGCCGGGCGCTCGACATCGCAGAGGCACCCGCCGGCCAGAGCGCCCACACCAACGGCCAGGTCGTGTCGGTGTCTGCGGGCGTATCCGTCGAGCGGCAGCGCCGCGAGGTGCTGGTCCAGAGCGCGTTGCTCGGCGCTGGCAGTCTGGATGCGCGCTTGCTCAAAGGGTTACGGGGCCGACCGTCGGTAGCTCGTCGGTACTTGGCCTTGGAGGGACGTCGGGTACTGCGCGATCTCGCCGACCGGTTGCCCGCCATCGACGTGAGTCCCGACGAGGAGCCGACGACCGCGACGGCCGACGAGTCGCTGAACATGGCGCGGACCCGCAAGAGCGTCTCCGGTGCACCGCCATGGTTCGGCACGCTCAAGCCGTCCCTGCTGTTGGCGTCTGCCGACGAGACCGGTTCGGCCGCAACCGATAAAGACCTGCGGCTGGAACTCACACTCGGTGATCCGGCTGAGGGTGACGACGAAGACGACGACCCCGCGCAGAGAAGCAAGATTCTGAAGATGTTCGAGACACCGGTCACCACGACGGATGCGGTTGCGAACTTCCTGCGCAAGATCCTCGGTGGCTCGCGATCGGAGGCCAGCGACACCGCAGGCGGCGGCATGCAAATCCGCTCAACCCGCCGGGCACGGTCGGCCGGTCTGAACGCGCGACCGCTTCCCACCCCGATCCGCTTCACCGACGACGGCAGGCCTGGCGCGTCGCTGGGCATCGGTGGAGCGCTATATCCGGAGTGGGACGTCTTCGACGGCCGGTACCGGCCCGAGTGGTGCCGTGTGATCGAGTTTCCCCTGACATCCGCGGCAGATGTGAGCGCAGCCGGCGTGACGCACGACGACGTGCTCCGGCGGCGGTTGTCGCGCATCGGTCTCGCCCCGAAGATATTGCGCGCCAGGCCTGATGGCGAAGAGCTGGACATCGAGGCGCTCATGGACCTGTTCGTCGATCTGCGCTCAGGATTCTCACCGCCTGAAAACGTATACGTGGAGCGCCGCAGGCTGACTCGCGATCTGGGCGTCCTCATTCTGCTCGACGCGTCAGGATCGGCCACCGATACCGATGCCGAGGGCCTCGCGGTGCACGACCATCAACGGCGAGCGGCGGCGACGCTGGCCCTGACGCTCGATGAGCTCGGCGATCGCGTCGCCGTCTATGCGTTCCGCTCACACGGCAGGCGTGCGGTCCACCTGCCCGCCATCAAGAGCTTCGACCAGCGGTTCGGCGCGGCTGGCCGGGCGCGGCTCAACCAACTTCAACCGTCTGGCTACACGCGTCTCGGCGCAGGCATCCGCGGTGCGGGCGAGGTACTCAAGAGCCGTTCCGGCACACCGAATCAACTGCTGCTCGTCCTGTCCGACGGCTTCCCCTACGACGAGGGCTACGAAGGTCGTTACGCGGAGGCTGACGCCAGCAAAGCCCTGGAAGAACTACGCGCCGACGGCGTTGCCTGCCTGTGCCTTTCGATCGGTGCGTCCACGGACACCGGCGTGCTGGAACGCGTGTTCGGCTCCACCAGCTTCGCCAGCGCCCCGGCCCTTGCCGATTTGAGCCCGCGAATGGACGAGTTGTTCCTCGGTGCGCTTCGAGCCCTGGCCACCCCCAGTTCGCTCACCGGGCGGGCAGCCCCAGCACGCGCTGCGCGATGA
- a CDS encoding acyl-CoA dehydrogenase family protein, whose protein sequence is MQLTFDADVEAFRAEFIDFLDAHLPPEAEAETERSRSTSHVPEWSRRWQRLQFDHGWLLPGNSPEFGGRNAGILEQFVHREELARRRIYHAFNPQGVGIIAASLLSFGTEEQKRKWAVPILRAEMTASLGMSEPGAGSDLAGLRTRADMVDEHFVVNGQKVWTSGAHDADVILTFVRTDQEAPKHKGISALIIPTDLPGVERRPFASVYGRDEVDFNEVFFSDVLVPAENLVGPLGGGWKVANGSLGHERTMMWMAFANRLEQLLEDYRPVGEVNRDRYATIAMDYQALRLLGSAALGQAARGERDIPGVSVLKLLGSEAEQSALRHALDGAGVAGLLSPSLTGRHNPYSPDLFTASWFTRYISSYAGTISGGTSEIQRNIIAQRVLGLPAR, encoded by the coding sequence GTGCAGCTCACCTTCGATGCCGACGTCGAGGCGTTTCGCGCGGAGTTCATCGACTTTCTCGACGCACACCTGCCTCCGGAGGCCGAGGCGGAGACCGAGCGGTCCCGATCGACGTCGCATGTACCGGAGTGGTCGCGCCGGTGGCAGCGCCTCCAGTTCGACCACGGCTGGCTCCTTCCGGGCAATTCGCCCGAGTTCGGCGGCCGCAATGCGGGCATCCTTGAACAGTTCGTTCACCGCGAGGAACTCGCGCGACGCCGCATCTATCACGCGTTCAACCCGCAGGGCGTCGGCATCATCGCCGCCTCGCTGCTGTCGTTCGGCACCGAGGAGCAAAAGCGGAAGTGGGCGGTGCCCATCCTGCGTGCCGAGATGACGGCGTCGCTGGGCATGAGCGAACCGGGTGCGGGCTCGGATCTGGCGGGTTTGCGTACCCGTGCCGATATGGTGGACGAGCACTTCGTGGTGAACGGGCAGAAGGTGTGGACCAGCGGCGCCCACGACGCCGACGTCATCCTGACCTTTGTGCGCACCGATCAGGAAGCGCCGAAACACAAAGGGATCAGCGCGCTGATCATCCCGACCGATCTGCCGGGGGTGGAGCGCCGGCCGTTCGCGTCGGTGTACGGCCGCGACGAGGTCGACTTCAACGAGGTGTTCTTCTCGGATGTGCTGGTACCGGCGGAGAACCTCGTCGGGCCACTCGGCGGCGGATGGAAGGTCGCCAACGGATCGCTCGGCCATGAGCGGACGATGATGTGGATGGCGTTCGCCAATCGCCTCGAACAACTGCTGGAGGACTATCGTCCCGTCGGTGAGGTGAATCGGGACCGGTACGCGACGATCGCAATGGACTATCAAGCGCTGCGTCTGTTGGGTTCGGCGGCGCTCGGACAGGCTGCGCGCGGTGAGCGTGACATCCCCGGTGTCTCGGTGCTCAAACTGCTCGGATCCGAGGCCGAGCAGAGCGCGCTGCGGCACGCGCTGGACGGCGCGGGTGTCGCCGGTTTGCTCAGCCCGTCGTTGACCGGGCGCCACAACCCCTACAGCCCAGATCTTTTCACCGCCAGCTGGTTCACCCGGTACATCAGTAGCTATGCCGGCACCATCTCCGGTGGCACGTCAGAGATTCAGCGCAACATCATCGCGCAGCGCGTGCTGGGGCTGCCCGCCCGGTGA
- a CDS encoding NAD-dependent epimerase/dehydratase family protein — translation MTEGMLDAEKILITGATGKIAFPIARALAQRNEVWGAARLRDPADRDKLTAAGITPVTFDMSVGDFSALPTDFTYVFHAAVDAGSGDWEQCVDTTAQKSGDLLYHCRTAKGFVFCSTGSVYGYQGQRPLRESDPPGVPLRPNYSFSKIAAEAVCTWIAKQFDIPLTIIRICSTYGPEGGAPADRLDMMLAGTPIRLHPDKPNNYNPLYEDDYVELGIRAMEVAATPPIVVNWAGSETVSAEDYCAYLGELVGVEPVFTYTADAHTPLWPDVTYMHEILGATKVHWRDGFRRMVAARHPEIALFEPLTP, via the coding sequence ATGACTGAAGGGATGCTCGATGCGGAGAAGATCTTGATCACCGGCGCCACGGGAAAAATCGCGTTCCCGATCGCGCGGGCGTTGGCACAGCGCAACGAGGTCTGGGGTGCCGCACGGCTGAGGGACCCCGCGGATCGCGACAAGCTCACGGCCGCCGGCATCACGCCGGTGACATTCGACATGAGCGTCGGCGACTTCTCCGCGCTCCCCACCGATTTCACCTACGTGTTCCACGCGGCCGTCGACGCCGGCTCCGGTGATTGGGAACAATGTGTCGACACGACCGCGCAGAAATCCGGCGATCTGCTGTACCACTGCCGCACCGCAAAGGGTTTCGTGTTCTGCTCGACCGGATCGGTGTACGGGTACCAGGGACAGCGGCCGCTGCGGGAATCGGATCCGCCGGGCGTTCCGCTGCGTCCGAACTACAGCTTCTCCAAGATCGCCGCCGAGGCCGTGTGCACCTGGATCGCGAAGCAGTTCGACATACCGCTCACGATCATCCGCATCTGCTCGACCTACGGCCCGGAAGGCGGAGCCCCCGCTGACCGGCTCGACATGATGTTGGCGGGCACGCCGATTCGGCTGCATCCCGACAAACCCAACAACTACAACCCGCTCTACGAGGACGACTACGTCGAACTCGGCATCCGGGCGATGGAGGTCGCGGCGACGCCGCCCATCGTGGTGAACTGGGCCGGCAGCGAGACGGTCAGCGCCGAAGACTACTGCGCCTACCTCGGTGAGCTCGTCGGCGTCGAACCGGTCTTCACCTACACCGCGGACGCACACACACCGTTATGGCCCGACGTCACCTACATGCACGAAATACTCGGTGCGACCAAAGTGCACTGGCGTGACGGGTTCCGGCGCATGGTCGCGGCCCGTCATCCTGAAATCGCTTTGTTCGAACCACTGACGCCCTAA